A genomic segment from Triticum dicoccoides isolate Atlit2015 ecotype Zavitan chromosome 1A, WEW_v2.0, whole genome shotgun sequence encodes:
- the LOC119304541 gene encoding major latex allergen Hev b 5-like, with product MGNCGLKPKALGDDDAPPPAEPPTAPATGAEQEVALPAVVEEAPAPAEEASRDVVVGQQSEEGTSAAAETEEQEEPKETEGAEPPKEKETVAEEAPAAGAELPASTPATVA from the exons ATGGGGAACTGCGGGTTGAAGCCGAAGGCGCTGGGCGACGACGACGCTCCCCCGCCTGCCGAGCCGCCGACGGCACCGGCGACCGGCGCGGAACAGGAGGTGGCGCTGCCGGCGGTGGTGGAAGAGGCACCGGCACCCGCGGAGGAAGCTAGCCGGGACGTCGTGGTCGGGCAACAGAGTGAG GAAGGTACGAGCGCAGCAGCTGAAACGGAAGAACAGGAAGAACCAAAGGAAACAGAGGGCGCGGAACCCCCGAAGGAGAAGGAAACGGTGGCGGAGGAGgcccccgccgccggcgccgaACTTCCGGCGTCCACGCCGGCGACCGTCGCCTGA